One part of the Treponema sp. OMZ 787 genome encodes these proteins:
- a CDS encoding shikimate kinase, whose product MIIFLIGMSRAGKTETGKILAKKLKASFIDTDAFMEEFYGKTVRELYKTHGEKKFRVKELECFNKIIEKFPSFTNEKNTVASTGGGYAENEALIKKLKKFSPIILIDTDPAEIFYRIKTTAQKEGFYPAFLGENIKDEKDAELRFFSIYERRIKIYKSLASFSINPQSLSPEKAADAIISSL is encoded by the coding sequence ATGATTATATTTTTAATCGGAATGAGCCGGGCAGGAAAAACCGAAACAGGAAAGATTTTAGCAAAAAAATTAAAAGCCTCCTTTATAGATACAGACGCGTTTATGGAAGAGTTTTACGGTAAAACGGTAAGAGAACTTTATAAGACTCATGGAGAAAAAAAATTCCGAGTAAAAGAATTAGAATGCTTTAACAAAATAATCGAAAAATTTCCGTCCTTCACCAATGAGAAAAATACCGTTGCCAGCACCGGCGGCGGCTATGCTGAAAACGAGGCCCTTATTAAAAAGTTAAAAAAATTTTCCCCAATAATTTTAATCGACACGGATCCTGCCGAAATTTTTTATAGAATAAAAACTACTGCACAAAAAGAAGGTTTTTATCCTGCATTTTTGGGAGAAAATATTAAAGATGAAAAAGATGCCGAACTTCGTTTTTTTTCGATATACGAAAGGCGTATCAAAATCTACAAGTCTCTTGCTTCATTTTCCATAAATCCGCAAAGTCTCTCTCCTGAAAAAGCAGCTGACGCAATAATTTCATCTTTGTAA
- a CDS encoding potassium channel family protein, which translates to MTAKKKSGKADIEFSQPKKTPLLVRFMLWIKHIPASDIFRILAGFAFIFLVLVVIIFVSEANSNSRINNFFDAFWYSLVTITTVGYGDITPSTLLGRLAGIILLLFGVVAFAGVSGKIASVFFDRQVKKDRGLIRLEKIKNHFLICGWKPNFDRILLGIISANPDIPIDHIVLINNASPENMDIIKTDKRFKGLIYLFGDYTDEATLLRANVRHAERALILSDYSQNSSLMEIDSRTVLAVLTIGSLNSRIYTAAELIDSKFRQHLSLAHCDEIILSTDYERSILVSASSGTGLSHVLRELITEKSGEGLIINDIPFEFIGKTYREYRRSLSGGRVLIGLLENTGNFYSRRKEALHEAQKNPNIQQIVNNLKKIKRLKSNEPILTPPDEYIIKPNSRGIFVSGRKRTDFTLDGTALDDSQILNEEGGADDR; encoded by the coding sequence ATGACGGCAAAGAAAAAATCGGGAAAAGCAGATATAGAATTTTCTCAGCCAAAAAAAACGCCATTACTTGTCAGGTTTATGCTGTGGATTAAGCATATTCCTGCAAGCGATATATTTAGAATACTGGCAGGGTTTGCTTTTATATTTCTTGTGCTGGTTGTAATTATCTTTGTTTCGGAAGCAAACAGCAATTCAAGGATTAACAATTTTTTCGATGCCTTTTGGTATTCTCTTGTAACTATCACAACTGTCGGTTACGGAGACATTACGCCGTCCACCCTCTTGGGCCGCTTGGCAGGTATCATCCTTCTTCTTTTCGGAGTTGTTGCCTTTGCAGGGGTGAGCGGAAAAATTGCATCGGTTTTTTTTGACAGACAAGTAAAAAAAGATAGGGGGCTTATTAGATTGGAAAAGATAAAAAATCATTTTTTAATTTGCGGCTGGAAGCCTAACTTTGACAGGATTCTTTTAGGGATTATTTCGGCAAACCCCGACATTCCCATAGACCATATTGTGCTTATAAACAATGCAAGCCCCGAAAACATGGATATAATCAAAACCGATAAACGCTTTAAGGGGCTTATCTACCTTTTCGGAGATTATACCGACGAGGCTACCTTGCTCCGCGCAAATGTAAGACATGCAGAGCGCGCCCTCATTCTTTCAGACTATTCGCAGAATTCTTCCCTCATGGAAATCGATTCGCGCACGGTGCTTGCGGTTCTCACGATAGGAAGTCTTAATTCCCGTATTTATACGGCAGCCGAGCTTATCGATTCAAAATTCCGTCAGCACCTTTCCCTTGCCCATTGCGATGAAATTATTTTAAGTACCGATTACGAAAGGAGCATCTTGGTTTCGGCTTCAAGCGGTACGGGTTTAAGCCACGTGTTGAGAGAACTAATCACGGAAAAGTCGGGGGAGGGGCTTATCATAAACGATATTCCTTTTGAGTTTATAGGAAAGACCTACCGCGAATACCGCCGCAGTCTTTCAGGCGGACGTGTTCTAATAGGTCTTTTGGAAAATACGGGGAACTTTTACAGCCGCCGGAAAGAAGCCCTGCACGAGGCTCAAAAAAATCCCAATATTCAGCAAATCGTAAACAATCTAAAAAAGATAAAGCGGCTTAAAAGCAATGAGCCTATTTTGACTCCGCCCGATGAGTACATAATAAAACCCAATTCCCGCGGTATCTTCGTTTCGGGAAGAAAGCGTACCGACTTTACCCTTGACGGTACTGCTCTCGATGACTCCCAAATTTTAAATGAAGAAGGAGGAGCCGATGACAGATAA
- a CDS encoding M42 family metallopeptidase: MQKNKINELKTSISNAADKVMDEIITICNIPSPTGYTCEAADYVMKRLSGLGFKPWLTNKGAVVCELDKNAEPNTGKKGDKALLLSAHIDTLGLFVRHIKSSGRLRTSLDGGFPYNYVEQSNVTVITREGKKYEGTMRLTEPAVHASREINELKRDDANMELVLDEIVKSREDVEKLGIMAGDVVAIESLARKAGNGFLKSRHLDDKASCGMLIYLAEQVAKGELKLKRKTYIMFTNYEEIGHGASAGHPEGISDMLAVDMGVVGSDLDTDEYAVSICAKDSSGPYNYEFTSELIKIAKEMELNFAVDVYPFYGSDASAALSAGYDYRHALIGTGVAASHGYERIHKQGLENTLLLLTGYIAE, from the coding sequence ATGCAAAAAAATAAGATTAACGAACTTAAAACTTCAATTTCAAATGCTGCCGACAAGGTTATGGATGAGATTATTACTATCTGCAATATACCCAGTCCCACGGGCTATACCTGCGAAGCCGCCGACTATGTTATGAAAAGACTTTCCGGTCTCGGCTTTAAGCCCTGGCTTACAAACAAGGGTGCTGTTGTCTGCGAGCTGGATAAAAATGCGGAACCTAATACGGGCAAAAAAGGAGATAAGGCTCTTTTACTTTCGGCCCACATCGATACCCTCGGCCTCTTTGTGCGACACATTAAATCTTCAGGCCGATTACGCACCTCGCTTGACGGGGGCTTTCCTTATAATTATGTGGAGCAGTCCAATGTAACCGTTATCACAAGAGAGGGGAAAAAATACGAGGGAACCATGCGCCTTACCGAGCCCGCCGTTCACGCTTCCCGCGAAATAAATGAACTAAAAAGAGATGACGCAAACATGGAGCTCGTTCTCGATGAAATCGTAAAATCCCGCGAAGATGTCGAAAAGCTCGGCATAATGGCGGGCGATGTTGTAGCCATCGAATCCCTTGCCCGAAAGGCCGGGAACGGATTTTTAAAGAGCCGTCACTTGGACGACAAGGCAAGCTGCGGAATGTTAATCTATCTTGCGGAGCAAGTTGCAAAGGGTGAATTAAAACTCAAACGCAAGACCTATATTATGTTTACCAACTATGAAGAGATAGGACACGGAGCTTCTGCAGGACACCCCGAAGGCATAAGCGACATGCTTGCAGTCGATATGGGAGTTGTAGGAAGCGATCTTGATACCGACGAATATGCAGTTTCGATCTGTGCAAAGGATTCTTCCGGGCCCTATAACTACGAGTTTACAAGCGAGCTTATCAAAATAGCCAAGGAGATGGAACTAAACTTTGCAGTCGATGTTTATCCCTTCTACGGCTCTGATGCCTCCGCTGCCCTAAGTGCGGGCTACGATTACCGCCACGCCCTAATCGGTACGGGTGTTGCAGCCTCTCACGGCTATGAGAGAATCCACAAGCAAGGCCTTGAAAACACTCTTCTTTTATTGACAGGCTATATCGCAGAGTAA
- a CDS encoding ISAs1 family transposase, which yields MKTLKEYFNELNDNRQSGKVKHLISEILVIALCAVCSGVQTIFEIGEFAEVKKDWLKNEVGLLLENGVPSHDTIGRVLAMINPKQFQNLFISWIEQSLNIPAGSYIHIDGKTLRGSASEQSRGIHLVSAFAHEAGVVLGQVKCAEKSNEITAIPELLNLLKLESSIITIDAMGCQKEIAKEITKKKCDYVLALKENQPAAYNDVKDYFSIEDKDFQNTLLRFETLDIGHGREEKREYFLSTNINWFADKNKWANLKSFGMVKSTVRCKGKQYSEKRYFISSIEDINEFVTAVRTHWTIENTLHWSLDVIFRDDECQIREKNTAENIAILRRICFNRMKMYQNGKTLKRKKMLCTFDDSFRFNVLFS from the coding sequence ATGAAAACATTAAAAGAATATTTTAACGAACTTAATGATAATCGTCAGTCTGGCAAAGTAAAGCATCTAATCAGCGAAATATTGGTAATAGCACTGTGTGCTGTTTGTAGCGGAGTTCAAACTATATTTGAAATAGGGGAATTTGCCGAAGTAAAAAAGGATTGGCTAAAAAATGAGGTAGGACTATTGTTAGAAAATGGAGTTCCTTCGCACGACACCATAGGAAGAGTCCTTGCGATGATTAATCCCAAACAATTTCAAAACCTTTTTATCTCGTGGATTGAACAATCCCTTAATATTCCAGCAGGTTCATACATTCACATTGATGGAAAAACATTACGTGGAAGTGCAAGTGAACAAAGTAGAGGTATTCATTTGGTAAGTGCATTTGCTCACGAAGCGGGAGTTGTACTAGGACAAGTAAAATGTGCTGAAAAATCGAATGAAATCACAGCAATTCCTGAACTCCTTAACCTTTTAAAACTAGAAAGCTCGATAATTACTATAGATGCCATGGGTTGTCAAAAAGAAATAGCAAAAGAAATCACAAAGAAAAAATGTGATTATGTATTGGCTCTAAAAGAAAATCAGCCGGCAGCGTATAATGATGTAAAAGATTATTTTTCTATAGAAGATAAAGACTTTCAAAACACACTTTTAAGATTTGAAACCTTGGATATCGGGCATGGCAGAGAAGAAAAAAGAGAATACTTTCTTTCAACTAATATAAACTGGTTTGCAGATAAGAATAAATGGGCAAATTTAAAGAGTTTTGGAATGGTCAAAAGCACTGTAAGGTGCAAAGGCAAACAATACAGTGAAAAGCGTTACTTTATTAGCAGTATAGAGGATATAAATGAGTTTGTAACAGCTGTAAGAACACATTGGACAATAGAAAACACCTTACACTGGTCGCTGGATGTAATATTTAGAGACGATGAATGTCAAATCAGGGAAAAAAATACTGCTGAAAACATAGCAATTTTAAGGAGGATTTGCTTTAATCGAATGAAAATGTATCAAAACGGTAAAACTCTGAAAAGGAAGAAAATGCTTTGTACTTTTGATGACTCCTTTAGGTTTAATGTTTTATTTAGCTAA
- a CDS encoding polysaccharide deacetylase family protein: MKEQLKFVLSVCFIFFSLLSLHSELYFESADINAEGDILFDVKTNAYDGYSYKTLFKYSNENNKIEQLTFFPEKLQLLGSNKFLQISNRFGIIRLDLDYGAVASHSDFEPLSVSNSSKIGALNNIKSSPDGRWLALVEPETLVYGRLVLVDTNTGRRYTLSSKTVRNELPVSWSPDSKIILYEDNSVIYFARTEWFSASSFPDKNFRRLSDGKIKNLKWISSSEFVFLSGNVLYRVSATELFTKAFYGPLFSVGQLAAKIPSDFAPAFDSIFIAPDGKTAVFVKGKRNIYYIKLNGDDYVNVHSSDSIPYLLLPGNTAEVYVHWKDNYPIVFAESLAGGAKVLRVWQVLPFSSSFEKISMTEKSSFIAASPNFEIAAFKEDEGLVFYDTSSKAENGILSWKKLNVFSDEKIISAVWKNSFTVFLGGENYIYEYNIKGNASGLNKKKISVSSMQDYSWSDSGKEILISAKIGNDTDGLETLQYVSKLKWSLSSKKIMHKKNANLSDRIYIDSNSGYFANMIYIRRLKDFITRPLLEDGSFLKEKTQKKISAESGNSSSVFSHGSRNGKKRVSLVFDAVDDMDGIGSILYTLKNNNISSTFFINGEAMRQNPNAVKEIVKSGHQCGSLFFTTWNLNDTSYRIDDNFIKQGLARNEDNFYSLTGAELSLIWHTPHYISSSLIINAGKNAGYIFISPDVRVADWLSSDDKFTVPSLYKSSADLIEDIADAVQTGSIIPVRIGRTLSNRGDYLYYNLQLLIDVLTEMGYEITDVKTLMGS; encoded by the coding sequence ATGAAAGAACAATTAAAATTTGTTTTATCTGTTTGTTTTATTTTTTTTAGTTTATTAAGTCTGCACTCCGAGCTTTATTTTGAATCTGCCGACATAAATGCCGAAGGCGATATTTTATTTGATGTTAAAACAAATGCTTATGACGGGTATTCATATAAAACTCTTTTTAAATATTCTAATGAGAACAATAAAATAGAGCAGCTTACATTTTTCCCGGAAAAATTACAGCTTTTGGGAAGCAATAAATTTTTACAAATTTCAAACCGCTTCGGAATTATAAGACTTGATTTAGATTACGGTGCTGTTGCTTCTCATTCGGATTTTGAGCCTCTTTCGGTATCTAATTCTTCCAAGATAGGAGCTCTTAACAATATAAAGTCAAGTCCTGACGGAAGATGGCTTGCTTTGGTAGAGCCTGAAACTCTTGTTTACGGAAGACTCGTATTGGTTGATACCAATACCGGCCGCAGATATACATTGAGCAGCAAAACTGTTCGAAATGAACTTCCTGTTTCTTGGTCACCAGATTCAAAGATTATTTTGTATGAAGACAATTCGGTAATTTATTTTGCGAGGACTGAGTGGTTTTCTGCATCTTCTTTTCCCGATAAAAATTTTAGAAGGCTTTCTGACGGAAAAATCAAAAATCTAAAATGGATTTCATCTTCGGAATTTGTTTTTTTGTCGGGTAATGTTCTTTATCGGGTTTCTGCTACGGAGCTTTTTACAAAGGCCTTTTACGGTCCATTATTTTCTGTAGGACAGCTTGCTGCAAAGATACCTTCCGATTTTGCTCCGGCCTTTGATTCTATTTTTATTGCACCTGACGGCAAGACCGCCGTTTTTGTTAAGGGCAAAAGAAATATTTACTACATAAAATTGAACGGAGACGATTATGTCAATGTTCACTCCTCCGATTCAATTCCATATTTATTGCTGCCGGGAAATACGGCTGAAGTTTATGTACATTGGAAAGATAATTATCCTATCGTGTTTGCAGAAAGTCTTGCAGGCGGTGCGAAAGTTTTAAGAGTATGGCAAGTACTGCCTTTTTCTTCAAGTTTTGAAAAAATTTCAATGACAGAAAAAAGTTCATTTATTGCAGCCTCTCCTAATTTTGAAATTGCAGCTTTTAAAGAAGATGAGGGACTTGTTTTTTATGATACATCAAGTAAAGCGGAAAATGGAATTTTGTCATGGAAAAAGCTGAATGTTTTCTCCGATGAGAAAATTATCTCGGCTGTTTGGAAAAATAGTTTTACTGTTTTTTTGGGCGGAGAAAATTATATTTATGAATATAATATTAAAGGCAATGCCTCAGGCTTAAATAAAAAAAAGATTTCCGTTTCGTCGATGCAGGATTATAGCTGGTCTGATTCGGGCAAGGAAATTTTAATCTCTGCAAAGATCGGTAACGATACTGACGGCTTGGAAACCTTGCAGTATGTCTCAAAACTAAAATGGAGCCTTTCTTCAAAAAAAATCATGCATAAAAAAAACGCAAATCTTTCTGATAGAATTTACATAGATTCAAATTCCGGCTATTTTGCAAATATGATATACATTCGCCGCCTGAAAGATTTTATAACGCGTCCTCTGTTGGAGGATGGCAGTTTTTTAAAAGAAAAAACTCAAAAAAAGATTTCTGCAGAAAGCGGTAATTCTTCTTCGGTTTTTTCGCATGGAAGCCGAAACGGGAAAAAACGGGTTTCCCTGGTTTTTGATGCCGTGGATGATATGGACGGAATTGGGAGCATTCTTTACACTTTAAAAAATAATAATATAAGTTCGACTTTTTTTATAAATGGAGAAGCGATGAGGCAAAATCCGAATGCCGTAAAAGAGATTGTAAAGAGCGGACACCAATGCGGCTCCCTTTTCTTTACAACATGGAATTTAAATGATACATCTTACAGGATAGATGATAATTTTATAAAGCAGGGATTGGCACGAAATGAGGATAATTTTTATTCTCTTACAGGGGCTGAGCTTTCTCTTATCTGGCATACACCGCATTATATTTCTTCTTCTCTTATCATAAATGCAGGAAAAAATGCCGGATATATTTTTATTTCTCCTGATGTTCGAGTTGCCGATTGGCTTAGTTCTGACGACAAATTTACGGTTCCTTCGCTTTATAAGTCTTCTGCCGACTTGATTGAAGATATAGCCGATGCGGTTCAGACGGGCTCGATAATTCCTGTACGAATCGGCCGCACTCTTTCAAACAGAGGCGATTATCTTTATTATAATTTGCAGCTTTTGATCGATGTTTTAACCGAAATGGGATATGAGATTACCGATGTAAAAACATTGATGGGTTCTTGA
- a CDS encoding ATP-binding protein, translated as MDFSRKLPIGLQSFKDLREKEFLYADKTEYIFRLANSSKVYFLSRPRRFGKSLLISTLEAYFLGQKELFKGLAIEKLEEAEKEKREIWQEYPVFHLDFNVGKYSDIEALNTNFNVFLSELEKRYGTAEEEDNFAKRFEGLLKRAYEKTGKQVVVLVDEYDKPLLQTMSVNEKLNEEYRAVLKAFYSVLKSADQYIRFAFLTGVTKFSKVSIFSDLNNLRDISMEEDFGCICGITQEELEKTFQPEIKILQEREACSYEDILLMLKQRYDGYLFNQNSINVYNPFSLLNAFAKKELGNYWFETGTPTFLVNYLKNYSYNIPDLDGNVEMDASGLSDYRAESGSVIPILFQAGYLTIKSYDKLVRLYKLGFPNDEVRYGFLYNLFPSYCNVVYAEGPFCIAQFYRDIIAGRVEDFMQRLKSIMASLPYSNVKKDSNENLALREYNYQICIYLVFALMGQFVEVEIPSSKGRTDCVVKTGTAIYIFEFKLKEDAKTALNQIKEKNYAERFKADNKQIVLIGVSFDPEEKTVGEWIKEEI; from the coding sequence ATGGATTTTAGTAGAAAGCTGCCTATAGGCTTACAAAGTTTTAAAGATTTACGCGAAAAAGAGTTTCTCTATGCAGATAAAACTGAATATATTTTCAGGCTTGCAAATTCCAGCAAAGTTTATTTTTTAAGCAGACCGCGTCGCTTCGGTAAGAGCCTCCTTATTTCAACACTAGAGGCATACTTTTTAGGGCAAAAAGAATTATTCAAGGGTTTAGCTATCGAGAAATTGGAAGAAGCCGAAAAAGAAAAAAGGGAAATCTGGCAGGAATACCCCGTTTTTCATTTGGATTTTAATGTCGGAAAGTATAGTGATATTGAGGCTTTAAATACTAATTTCAATGTTTTTTTATCGGAGTTGGAAAAACGATACGGAACAGCCGAGGAAGAGGATAATTTTGCTAAACGGTTTGAAGGCCTTTTAAAAAGGGCTTACGAAAAAACCGGCAAACAGGTTGTCGTCTTGGTGGATGAATACGATAAACCCCTCCTCCAAACAATGAGTGTAAATGAAAAATTGAATGAAGAATACAGAGCCGTGTTAAAGGCTTTTTATTCCGTATTAAAGAGTGCCGACCAATATATCCGTTTTGCATTTTTAACCGGAGTTACAAAATTCAGCAAGGTAAGTATTTTCAGCGATTTGAACAATCTGCGTGATATAAGCATGGAAGAAGACTTCGGCTGTATTTGCGGGATTACTCAAGAAGAACTTGAAAAAACCTTTCAACCTGAAATTAAAATTCTACAGGAAAGAGAAGCTTGCAGCTATGAAGATATCTTACTAATGCTAAAGCAAAGATACGACGGCTATCTTTTTAATCAAAACAGTATAAATGTATATAATCCCTTTAGTTTGCTGAATGCCTTTGCAAAAAAAGAACTGGGTAATTACTGGTTTGAAACCGGAACTCCCACCTTCTTGGTAAACTATTTAAAAAACTATTCATACAATATTCCCGACCTTGACGGAAATGTAGAAATGGATGCGTCAGGTCTATCCGACTACAGGGCAGAATCAGGCTCGGTAATACCTATCTTGTTTCAAGCAGGCTACCTAACAATAAAGAGCTATGATAAATTGGTACGGCTTTATAAATTAGGCTTCCCGAACGACGAAGTACGCTACGGATTTTTATATAATCTTTTTCCAAGCTATTGCAATGTAGTATATGCAGAAGGGCCTTTTTGTATAGCGCAATTTTATAGGGATATTATTGCAGGACGGGTAGAAGATTTTATGCAGAGGTTAAAGTCGATAATGGCAAGTCTTCCATATAGCAATGTAAAAAAAGACAGTAACGAAAACCTTGCTTTAAGGGAGTATAACTATCAGATCTGTATTTATCTTGTCTTTGCCCTGATGGGACAATTTGTCGAGGTGGAAATACCTTCATCAAAGGGGAGAACTGATTGTGTTGTAAAAACCGGCACGGCAATTTATATCTTCGAGTTTAAACTAAAAGAAGATGCAAAAACCGCTTTAAATCAAATAAAAGAGAAAAACTATGCCGAAAGGTTCAAGGCTGATAATAAGCAGATAGTGCTTATAGGTGTCAGTTTTGATCCTGAAGAAAAAACAGTCGGGGAATGGATTAAGGAAGAAATTTAA
- a CDS encoding viperin family antiviral radical SAM protein, whose translation MQTKTNLTVNFHFTPHCNMNCRYCFVERTNILSIDDYMRVIEKLFKYFTRINFVGGEPTASPHLLKLVKKAKSVGLDCTMVTNGFKLVNNEDSLLELYSLLSCIGISIDSLKDDTNHRIGRRCNKQIITCEEYEKLCKTIKLHGIRLKINTVVSKLNLNENFSGFYEKTNPDRIKIFQVLKPNTKLKKEYDDLLITKQEFDKFIKRHAAFNKKIIAEDNDAMTNSYYILDSECRFLDNQTGAKSPSLAESSISAEEALSYIKMDYDKYQARYCA comes from the coding sequence ATGCAAACAAAAACTAATCTCACTGTTAATTTTCATTTTACGCCGCACTGTAATATGAATTGCCGTTATTGCTTTGTTGAAAGAACTAATATACTTTCAATTGATGATTATATGCGGGTGATTGAAAAACTTTTCAAATACTTTACTCGCATTAATTTTGTAGGGGGAGAACCGACAGCGTCACCTCATTTACTTAAACTTGTAAAAAAAGCAAAATCCGTTGGATTAGACTGCACTATGGTCACAAACGGATTTAAACTTGTTAATAATGAGGATAGCCTCTTAGAACTTTATTCTCTACTTTCATGTATAGGAATTAGTATAGATTCTTTAAAAGACGATACAAATCATAGAATAGGCCGAAGGTGCAATAAACAAATAATTACTTGTGAAGAATATGAAAAACTTTGCAAAACAATCAAATTGCATGGCATTAGGCTTAAAATAAACACTGTCGTAAGTAAGTTAAATCTAAATGAAAATTTTTCCGGCTTCTATGAAAAGACAAATCCTGACCGTATAAAGATTTTTCAAGTACTAAAACCGAATACTAAACTAAAAAAAGAATATGATGATTTGCTTATAACCAAGCAAGAATTTGATAAATTTATCAAAAGGCATGCTGCTTTTAATAAAAAAATAATTGCAGAAGATAATGATGCAATGACAAATTCATATTACATTCTAGACAGTGAATGCAGATTTTTAGATAATCAAACAGGAGCTAAAAGTCCGTCTCTTGCAGAAAGTTCCATATCGGCGGAAGAAGCACTAAGTTATATAAAAATGGACTATGATAAATACCAAGCACGGTATTGTGCATAA
- a CDS encoding NADP-dependent malic enzyme yields MKSINKELNSITELFPSDFTDDEKALAKTHFLKKLSILTHSFYGGKLQTVPKCGLYGFNWFNVWYTPGVSAISTSIRDDNEKSFALSNKGNLVAVVSDSTRVLGDGDCTPPGGLGVMEGKCMLMKYLGGVDAYPLCIDSIVRVDEEEKRGVKAGKHDPDKIIDFVRMLEPSVGAVNLEDIQQPDCFKVLDTLREVCEIPVWHDDAQGTACITLAGLLNAIKLAGKKMEDCKIVLLGAGASNTTIARLILADGGKPENMIICDSRGGLHSGRKDIEEDKRYYRKWELCLQTNPKKIETFDEAMKGADVLIALSTPGPNTVTKEQVASMNEKAIVFTCANPIPEIWPHEAKAAGAFIVGTGRGDFPNQINNSVCFPGILKGALLVRAKKISDGMAIRCSHSIADYSEKKGISPDNIVVTMQDEDVFAVEAADVAMQAIKEGLARVNMTWEEAYERAKKDIQESRSLTNMLMEKDYIKEPPQEFYEKALEYAVEQIKKNRK; encoded by the coding sequence ATGAAAAGCATTAATAAGGAGTTGAACTCCATTACTGAATTATTCCCATCCGATTTTACGGATGATGAAAAGGCTCTCGCTAAGACGCATTTTTTAAAAAAGCTGTCCATTTTAACACACAGTTTTTACGGAGGAAAGCTCCAGACTGTCCCCAAGTGCGGTCTATACGGGTTTAACTGGTTTAATGTTTGGTATACACCGGGCGTTTCTGCTATTTCCACCTCGATCCGCGACGACAATGAAAAGTCCTTTGCTCTTTCCAACAAAGGTAACTTGGTTGCTGTTGTAAGCGACTCTACACGAGTTTTAGGTGACGGTGACTGTACTCCCCCCGGAGGATTGGGAGTTATGGAAGGCAAGTGTATGCTTATGAAGTACTTAGGCGGCGTTGACGCTTATCCTCTGTGTATCGATTCTATCGTAAGAGTTGACGAAGAAGAAAAAAGAGGCGTAAAAGCCGGAAAGCATGATCCCGACAAGATTATCGATTTTGTCAGAATGCTTGAACCTTCAGTAGGTGCCGTAAACCTCGAAGATATTCAGCAGCCTGACTGCTTTAAGGTTTTGGATACATTGAGAGAGGTTTGCGAAATTCCTGTATGGCATGATGATGCTCAGGGAACTGCATGTATTACCCTCGCAGGTCTTTTGAACGCCATAAAACTTGCAGGTAAAAAAATGGAAGACTGCAAGATTGTTCTTTTGGGAGCAGGAGCTTCAAATACGACCATAGCCCGCCTTATCTTGGCTGACGGCGGAAAGCCCGAAAACATGATAATCTGCGATTCAAGAGGCGGTTTACACTCAGGCCGAAAAGACATAGAAGAAGATAAACGCTACTACCGAAAGTGGGAGCTCTGTTTACAGACCAACCCCAAAAAGATAGAAACATTTGATGAGGCTATGAAAGGTGCCGATGTTCTAATCGCTCTTTCTACTCCCGGGCCGAATACTGTAACAAAGGAACAGGTTGCCTCGATGAACGAAAAGGCCATCGTATTCACATGTGCAAACCCAATCCCCGAAATCTGGCCCCACGAAGCCAAGGCCGCAGGTGCCTTTATCGTAGGAACAGGACGAGGAGACTTCCCGAACCAGATCAACAACTCTGTTTGTTTCCCCGGTATCTTAAAGGGTGCTCTATTGGTAAGAGCCAAAAAGATTTCAGACGGAATGGCTATCCGCTGTTCTCACTCTATTGCAGACTACTCCGAAAAGAAGGGAATCAGCCCCGACAATATCGTAGTTACAATGCAGGATGAGGATGTCTTCGCTGTTGAAGCTGCCGATGTTGCAATGCAGGCTATCAAAGAAGGCTTAGCCCGAGTAAATATGACTTGGGAAGAAGCTTATGAAAGAGCAAAAAAAGACATTCAAGAAAGCCGCTCCTTAACCAATATGTTGATGGAAAAGGATTATATCAAAGAACCTCCTCAGGAGTTCTACGAAAAAGCCTTAGAATATGCCGTTGAGCAGATCAAAAAGAACAGAAAATAA
- a CDS encoding cyclic nucleotide-binding domain-containing protein, which yields MTDKEIMEKKDEILALISRLEIFADLAGDKNKIFLEKLFSFLSVKNFREGEIILDKNEAGRSLYILINGEVQMLRTTLEGSPFALSNLKAEENVCFGKAALLGEDFHGSSVKALSDCTVLELRSQDFLSLCEEMPAQGSKVIYRIALRLAKALQEATKDSLTLYQALLDEVGMP from the coding sequence ATGACAGATAAAGAAATCATGGAAAAGAAAGATGAAATTCTAGCCCTTATATCGAGGCTGGAAATATTTGCCGATCTTGCAGGTGATAAAAATAAGATATTTTTAGAAAAGCTTTTTTCTTTTTTAAGTGTAAAGAATTTCCGTGAGGGTGAAATTATACTCGATAAAAACGAGGCAGGAAGAAGCCTTTATATTTTGATAAATGGAGAGGTGCAAATGCTCCGCACAACCCTTGAAGGTTCTCCCTTTGCCTTAAGCAATCTAAAGGCTGAAGAAAATGTCTGCTTCGGAAAAGCCGCCTTACTCGGAGAAGACTTTCACGGATCTTCCGTAAAGGCTTTAAGCGATTGCACTGTCTTGGAGTTAAGGTCCCAAGATTTTTTAAGCCTCTGCGAAGAAATGCCTGCCCAAGGCTCCAAGGTTATTTACCGTATCGCCCTCCGATTGGCAAAGGCTCTCCAAGAAGCCACCAAGGATTCCCTCACCCTCTATCAAGCCCTGCTCGATGAAGTCGGAATGCCGTAA